AATGATGGTTAGTTTTGAATCTTGGTGGAGATAAAGTAGTCCTCGAGCAATCCCAATGATAATTTCATATCGTTTCCTCCAGTTCAAAAATTTTCCTTGTATAGGATCTGAGAAAGATCAGAGAGAGCTCACTTAGTCATTAAAGAACAGGTTATTTAAAGCAAAAGAGTATATATATGCTAACAGAGCTTTTCAAAGTTGCAAATAACGGGAACCACATAGTCTTGCAGTTGTGTATTACCAAAAATGAAGTGGTCCAAGCTACTATTTGGCATGTATTCATAGATCAGCATTCTTTCCTCTCTTTGAGTGCACCCTCCTAAAACACTCACAAGATTACGGTGTTGGAGTTTGGCTACCAATCCAACTTCATTCATAAACTCTGAGATGCCTTGTTTTGAGGTTTTTGATAGCCTTTTCACCGCTATTTCTTGTCCGTTAGCCAGTTTACCCTGGTTTTAAGGTGACAGTAAGTTCAAGAAGCAAAATAAAACAAGCTTATTAACGGAAAAAGAAGATTACCCTGTATACTGGACCAAAACCACCTTCCCCGATCTTGTTCTCAATGGAAAAATTGTTTGTAGCAGCCAGAATAGTATCTATATCAAAAATAGGTGATGCTTGATCTTCGTTGTGATTTCTGTGACTTGTGATTGTGACTGTAAGAAACAATATGTAACTTATCATAGATATACATTACTCAACCATCATGCATGTGTGATATACTATTTAGTAAGAAAATAGTTTTGTTCTACCGCTCCAGTTAAACTTTGAAACACCAAAAAAATACTGAAAGTCACTAAGTTTTCTTGATTTGTTGATCATCTGAGCCCTAAGCTGAATATGTATTGAACCTTGAAATGATAATCATATCACAGTAAACTATAGCTATTAtagcagtttattttctttcttcctctCAAATATAAATGTCCTTGTCCAACAAAGATACTAAATGAATGGTTCTTGGATGGAAGAATTAGAGGTGAGAACATTTCATGATGTAAATAAACAAGTTGAATTGCTTAAGAATCTTACCCAAACCAGTGCTTGTCCTCCGTTTTATATACTTCTTGAAAAGGTAGAAAATGATACAACAAAGCAGCAGTGCCACAGGTACCGAAATAATCACAGCAATGTTTCTCCTTTTACGTGCATTAGCAGTGGACTCTTCACAAGAATCAATCAAATGATTAAGTTTTAGAACATTTATTTCTTAAGAGAATGCACatgtaaacataaaataaaatttaatcaagaaTACATTCTGTTAAAATGCTAATGAATGAATAATTTGTGTCTTCATTATATGTTGTTGCTGTTTTCCCAGAACGAGGCAACAAATAGTTCAGATGAAGCCtgcatgaaaaaaatatcaaaacaagACCAAGCACAGACTtctgaattttattttcctctTTCATACCAAGATAGAGAAATGTTGTGAAGCTAAACATTACATGCCATGTTAAAACAGAACCCTTGCATACCTATTTCTGAAGCGGCTAACCTTAAATAAAGATCAAGTTGTACACCCTCTTCATTTATAAGCTGCCGAATGTCAGTCAAGTCCCCAAACCAGAGCAAGCATCCATGAGGCCCTTCATTCAAGGCTGAATTTGCGTAGGCCGTGCAGGAACAGTTCTTCAAGCACTCCAACTTGCATTCTTCAAGATTCATGCTTTCATTAGTCCAAAATTGCAACAACATGGGTAGTTTAACCCAGCTTAGTTTCTGAAACCTATCACTTTGTGTGCAGTTTAAGGGTGTTCTCCTGATGCACCCACCAGACCAGTTAAACGAATCCCAATCTTCCGGAGAATTTGGTATAAACCCTTTCAGGCAATCGCAGTAAGCAGGAATATCCTTCATATTGCAAATACCGTTCACCCCACATGCTCCGTAGTTATCACAAAAGTCTTTTCTTCCCTCATGCATCAGAGTCCACTTCAAATTTTTGTTGTCCCAGATATATCTTTGAAGGAATCCATCATCCTTCATCACATATCTTGACAATCTATCTCCAGGTTCATCCCAATACACTGCCACAGTGCTGTTCACTGAAAGTTGTGGCTTGAAGGCTGTAATTCCAATAAATGACAACCAATCATCTGAATTAAAACGGATGCCATCCCAAATTCCACTTCTGAATGTGATGTTCATTCCCTGACGGATTACCAACTCAGGAAATTCTATCTGGTCAAATCTGAAGGTAAAGTTTCCAGGAGAGGGATCATTAGCACTCTTCCAAGAAGTCAAATATCTGTCGATACCTAAGTTCTTATCCCAACCCAACATCAACCCAGGTATCATT
This portion of the Vigna unguiculata cultivar IT97K-499-35 chromosome 6, ASM411807v1, whole genome shotgun sequence genome encodes:
- the LOC114187943 gene encoding G-type lectin S-receptor-like serine/threonine-protein kinase At4g27290 isoform X1, with the protein product MQVQLCAISNWLPNMTKRRVRWNKLDIIMFAYACISILHNTSYADDALTPTSSIADGQELISAGQNFSLGFFTPGASKSRYIGIWYKNIKPQTIVWVANRDNPLNDSRGNLTIAADGNIVLFDGAGNRIWFTNSSRSIQEPIAKLLDSGNFVLMDGKKSDSKGYIWQSFDNPTDTMIPGLMLGWDKNLGIDRYLTSWKSANDPSPGNFTFRFDQIEFPELVIRQGMNITFRSGIWDGIRFNSDDWLSFIGITAFKPQLSVNSTVAVYWDEPGDRLSRYVMKDDGFLQRYIWDNKNLKWTLMHEGRKDFCDNYGACGVNGICNMKDIPAYCDCLKGFIPNSPEDWDSFNWSGGCIRRTPLNCTQSDRFQKLSWVKLPMLLQFWTNESMNLEECKLECLKNCSCTAYANSALNEGPHGCLLWFGDLTDIRQLINEEGVQLDLYLRLAASEIESTANARKRRNIAVIISVPVALLLCCIIFYLFKKYIKRRTSTGLVTITSHRNHNEDQASPIFDIDTILAATNNFSIENKIGEGGFGPVYRGKLANGQEIAVKRLSKTSKQGISEFMNEVGLVAKLQHRNLVSVLGGCTQREERMLIYEYMPNSSLDHFIFDPIQGKFLNWRKRYEIIIGIARGLLYLHQDSKLTIIHRDLKTSNILLDSQLNPKISDFGVARIVEGDHSSITTEEIAGTIGYMPHEYAVNGILSLKSDVYSFGVIVLEILSGIRSSHYKVKHPDHDHNLLGQAWTLWKDGRAVGFMDVNLDLTVVPSELLRCLQVGLLCVQKLPEDRPTMSSVVFMLSNESIALPLPKKTGFFEEESEYHHAYSENESFSNNAMTITLLEARS
- the LOC114187943 gene encoding G-type lectin S-receptor-like serine/threonine-protein kinase At4g27290 isoform X2 is translated as MQVQLCAISNWLPNMTKRRVRWNKLDIIMFAYACISILHNTSYADDALTPTSSIADGQELISAGQNFSLGFFTPGASKSRYIGIWYKNIKPQTIVWVANRDNPLNDSRGNLTIAADGNIVLFDGAGNRIWFTNSSRSIQEPIAKLLDSGNFVLMDGKKSDSKGYIWQSFDNPTDTMIPGLMLGWDKNLGIDRYLTSWKSANDPSPGNFTFRFDQIEFPELVIRQGMNITFRSGIWDGIRFNSDDWLSFIGITAFKPQLSVNSTVAVYWDEPGDRLSRYVMKDDGFLQRYIWDNKNLKWTLMHEGRKDFCDNYGACGVNGICNMKDIPAYCDCLKGFIPNSPEDWDSFNWSGGCIRRTPLNCTQSDRFQKLSWVKLPMLLQFWTNESMNLEECKLECLKNCSCTAYANSALNEGPHGCLLWFGDLTDIRQLINEEGVQLDLYLRLAASEIESTANARKRRNIAVIISVPVALLLCCIIFYLFKKYIKRRTSTGLVTITSHRNHNEDQASPIFDIDTILAATNNFSIENKIGEGGFGPVYRGKLANGQEIAVKRLSKTSKQGISEFMNEVGLVAKLQHRNLVSVLGGCTQREERMLIYEYMPNSSLDHFIFDPIQGKFLNWRKRYEIIIGIARGLLYLHQDSKLTIIHRDLKTSNILLDSQLNPKISDFGVARIVEGDHSSITTEEIAGTIGYMPHEYAVNGILSLKSDVYSFGVIVLEILSGIRSSHYKVKHPDHDHNLLGQL
- the LOC114187943 gene encoding G-type lectin S-receptor-like serine/threonine-protein kinase At4g27290 isoform X3, giving the protein MDGKKSDSKGYIWQSFDNPTDTMIPGLMLGWDKNLGIDRYLTSWKSANDPSPGNFTFRFDQIEFPELVIRQGMNITFRSGIWDGIRFNSDDWLSFIGITAFKPQLSVNSTVAVYWDEPGDRLSRYVMKDDGFLQRYIWDNKNLKWTLMHEGRKDFCDNYGACGVNGICNMKDIPAYCDCLKGFIPNSPEDWDSFNWSGGCIRRTPLNCTQSDRFQKLSWVKLPMLLQFWTNESMNLEECKLECLKNCSCTAYANSALNEGPHGCLLWFGDLTDIRQLINEEGVQLDLYLRLAASEIESTANARKRRNIAVIISVPVALLLCCIIFYLFKKYIKRRTSTGLVTITSHRNHNEDQASPIFDIDTILAATNNFSIENKIGEGGFGPVYRGKLANGQEIAVKRLSKTSKQGISEFMNEVGLVAKLQHRNLVSVLGGCTQREERMLIYEYMPNSSLDHFIFDPIQGKFLNWRKRYEIIIGIARGLLYLHQDSKLTIIHRDLKTSNILLDSQLNPKISDFGVARIVEGDHSSITTEEIAGTIGYMPHEYAVNGILSLKSDVYSFGVIVLEILSGIRSSHYKVKHPDHDHNLLGQAWTLWKDGRAVGFMDVNLDLTVVPSELLRCLQVGLLCVQKLPEDRPTMSSVVFMLSNESIALPLPKKTGFFEEESEYHHAYSENESFSNNAMTITLLEARS